Within the Scleropages formosus chromosome 8, fSclFor1.1, whole genome shotgun sequence genome, the region ctacaaaataaaaagaaccagGTGGCTTACAGCATGTGTATCAAGGAGATGTGTGTTATGTTTATTCCTCCTCAGTGCATATGTGGGTTGCAGTTCAAATACAAGACATAAAAATTTGGCTACTGGCCATGGCCAAACTGGGAGAAAATGGCAGAATGCATAGAAGTGCATTATCCTTTtgtaatagtttttaaaaaaaaaaaaaaaaaaaaaaagcagggatCCTTAATGTTATGTCTTCAGCAAAAATTGTTTTATCCCCTCTTTGTGAAGGCTCACACTGTAGTACTTGAACTTACTCATATCTAAAGTTCTTGAATATAGGCTGTTTCTAACTTTGAGCTTTTTCCATGAGGAGGCCCTGATGAATCTGTTTTTGAGCATTATACAGAGAGGCATTAAAAGACATGTCTCCAgccttaggaaaaaaaaattattgctctccaaaaaagtaaagcaaagtAATCAAAATAATCAGTTGCAGTGGAAACACAAACAGTGAGAGAACACTTTGGTGATTTTGTTAGATTGTCACAGCTGGAATTTGTGTCGTGAGGGTGATATGCTGGTGAGGTCACTTCTGTTGTGTCACCATGCGGAGCATCTTCAGAGCCATACTCCCCTGATCTGCTGGTATCTGtcagcaaaaacaaagtaatCAGTTTTAAAAGACAGAAGTATCTACACCTCCTGCTCCCCAACCTATTTTCTCAACCACCCTGTCTCTGAACACACGCAGGTTTTTGCAGCCTCCCAGTCTCCCCTTCAAGACTTGCTAGCCCTTACCATGTGACCAGCCCTAAGGATCCAGTAGAATGTAAAGTTCTCGTAGATCTTGTAGAAGGCCCCCGTCTGTCCTGGGTTAGCAGGGTCATCCAGAGGCATCCACTTCAGAAGGTTGAAATGAGGCAGACCAGCCCACTTCAGCTTCTTCACCCATAGCTCCTGACCTATCACCACACAGCTACATGGTCACTGGTACAGAAGTGATATTCTTTACATTGTCCATAAAACAGAATACATGTATGTAGTCAGCTACCCAACTACAGGCCTGGTTACCCTTCTTTAGACTCATACTTCACCCAACATTAACttgtttcaaatgaattttCTACTACATTTATTGCTGATCCAATGATCACTGCAGAGGGCATTTATTATTTAGGGTAATTCTTTGTCTGAACTTACCTATTGTGTCTACAATCAGGTCCAGCTGCCCATTGTAGACAGTGACATTGACTCCTGCTGCTAGCAGTTGGTCCACTATGTCTATCACAGGTTTCATGAAATCTCCCTCCATGCTGCTGAAAACTTCATAAGCTTGACCTACAGGCAAAGCATTGGTCTTTGGTTGAGCGTAGTCCAATCTCTTAATGGGTAAGTTACTTCAATATGTGCATAACTTTCCCCCCCCAATAAGGAAGgtgttttgtttagtttttacaTGACAGCCACTcagttgtattaaaaaaaaatacattgtacaGTTCCACAGCACATGACGATGGGGAAAATAGTATACATGATAGACTGACAGTGATGAGGGGAAAACATTGTTTGAGATCAGAAAGGCCTAAATGTGACAACAGAAAGATGGTAGAGAGGAAACTTATGGCACACCTCCCCACGTGACGTTCTGAGGGATGATGCCCAGCTTCTTTCGGATTGGGCCGTTCATCAGTCGATCGAGCGACTGCCGATGCAGAGGCCGGATATGGCGGTGTGTCAGGAGGGCTATGGTGGGACACACGGCACAACACTGAACTCCACTAGTCAGTGCAAAACAGCtcccttccctctcctctcttcctCATACTTGCTGCTCAAGGGACTGGTATATGTGACATAAGCAACACAGTGCGAGATCTGAATTTACACACTCCTTGGAGTAGCTTCTTACTGGCAGTGTGAATGTCTTACCAAGGTGTCCCGCTCCTTCTACGCTTGTTACTTTGTCATCAGAATCTTGGGTGAGGATGTTATAGAAATTGACTCCATTGGTGTTCTGAAAGTACAAATTGTGCTTATGGGTTGAATGATGCTGCCTCACCTGCATAGGGCTCAAAATTGGGTGTTGGGCAGTTTGTTTTACACTGGTTGAAGTAAAGCTTTTGCAGTAAGGTGCCCCCTGCCTTTCTGGTCCCATATGGATGGGTAAAGATTATTTGTACAGTTTATGGAatttagtttttgtttaaaCCCCACAACTGTCGACATCAGATTCATATGCATTTTTGCCAGTGTGATGGAATATCCCCTTACTTCACATACTTTGTAAAAAACCAAGCTGGACTGAGCACATAATCGCTTAACCAACCACACTATCTTACCTGCTTCACCACACTCTCTGTGTCTGACCACAGTTCAGTTGCCTTTTGGAAGTTGCCCTCGTTCACAGCCTGCTGCACAGCTTTGGCGGCCATGGTGACCTCACCCAGGCCATTGTCATCCAAAAGTGACTAGGAATCATTGCACAGGGGAGAGAGATCGACACAGAGGTGTCATTACAAAGTTTGCTATGGCTGACGACATACATTGAGACTGAAAAATCTCAGTCTCAACTCACGCCAGTTGTCTAACATGGCAGAGGTAGAGTTCAGAGCTCACATGACCATGTGGCACACACCATCCCACTCCACAGTAACCGAGTCACTTAAAGGAACAAAGTGACAGGGTACTATGACGACAGTAATTGATTTAGCATCACTCACGGTGCTATAAAGGTATGGCCCCCAAGTAAGGACAGAATCTGaaaggaaaatgaagaaaaagttgCTGTGCAGTCACTTTACGCATCCTGCTCCAGTACAGTGTAGTGGATAAAAGTTGCGTATTGGcaaaactgcacttttttttttaaatacgaaAAGGCCTATATTTGCGTAGTTTAAAAAGGTGTACTATTACTAAAATGAACTGATTCTCCAGACAATTGTCATCCCCCCCCAGACAAAACGTTTCAAGAGAGAAAACGTACCTAAAGGAGAGATCCAGGAGTCTCCCAGAGCCACCCCAGCAAAGTTGCACTTGATCTTTCCCTGTGACACTGCCTGAGATTAAGGAAAGAAAGGTGTTGAGGACAGATGCAGACATTAATGTAACTCACTTTCTGTAGACAGATCGAACGCCCATTAAGGAAGTGTGGGGGGAAATGCCGGAAAGTACCTCGGTGAGCTCCATTGCGATGGCAGCAGCCATTTTCCCTCCGTACGACTCTGAGAATATGTAAAAAGGAGTGCCCTGGGGAACGGACGAGGCGGTGATCATTCGTATAGGAACGCTTTAGTTTTACAAACGTGAGAAACTGTTGATGCTCAACATATGTCCTTAACCGGCGCGCCCACTATTAACCAATTAACATTCAGCTGACGGCCAGCCGGACCAGTCGGCGCTCCTCGGTGTACCTGGAATTCTGTCTTGGAACCGAAGAAGTTGCTGAGCAGGACCATCATATCAGCAGCCACCGTGGCCACGTCTCTGGCGAGGGCCTCCTCCGTGTCCGTGTAGCTGAACCCGGTGCCGACAGGGTTGTCCACGAACAGGACGCTGGCCGCCTGGACCTGGTAGAGCGCAGTTAGCCGTTGATATGCTGGTGCTCTGAGGCCCGGTCACCCGAGCCACTGCGCGAGATGACCGGGAACGTCGGTAATGCATCCATCACAGTGTACAGCGGCTACTCGGAAACAGCTACGAAAATGTATACAGTTAAAATTctttagtgcaaaaaaaaaaaaaaaaaaaaaagaaccctgtGTAACTGTTGACAAAGTGTGTAGGTAAATCTATTAGAACTAATAAAATGCTGCGATGATTAATCTCTGACTTTTTTGTGACAGACATCTGAAAAAACCCAAACTGCTTAAATGTAGCCGTTAAACACAACAGGTACGTAACGGGCTAACATTAAATCGCACGTTCCATTTACCCAGGTAGTGTTTCTGGGCTTCAGGTCTCTGTCCAAGGGTCCGATTTCCTCGAAGTTCCCGAAACCGCAGCTGGAACCTCCGGGGCCACcctggtggggggaggggtaaGTAATTATGGCATCCAGATGCGATGAGCAGAATGGATGACGACAAGGTGATAAAAATGCacacttttattaaaattggTTATTTTCCCAGTACAAGAGCAGGACGCCGATTAGGAGGAAAAACGAAGAGCCACCGAGCATCTTCAAACTGCCCGAGTGTCCCACCTGCAGCCACATGACGAGGGGCAGCTCCTTGTAACTTCCCGCGGAGCCATTGGCGTAGTAGAGCCACCAGAACATGTGCGCCCCCTGGCGGATATCCACGTAACCCCACGCCTCGCTGGGTGGCGCTGCTCTCGCGGACGCTGCGGCGGAAAAACAGCCAAGACTCGAGTCACACGACTAAGTTCTGCTATCGAGCTATACATGTATGACAGGAAAATATTACTAATGCGCTGACGCTTCTGATTATGGTCACGCACCATTTAAATAACAGCAGTTACCGAAGAAGTTCGGTCTAACGTTGTAAATgtttgtcctttaaaaaaaaacggacTAAAAATAAACTGCCATAAAGTTTCAGGAAggtaatttattttatgaactATTATTACATCGAAGAACGTTTTTCCCCCCACAACGGAGCCCAGTCACGCGAGCACAACTTGTGAGTCCACGGTGGCTCATCTGTGATTTGAACTCACGTCGTCTGTCAACTTCTTCTTGTCAAGgtttctgttcttttgtttttctttttttcccgtTTTTTATTAAATCTGCCGCACGCCCTCTACGCAGAGATTTCGCGGACGGCGGCTGCAAAGTGACCGCgaactttcattttcatcactGCGTGAAAACTGAGTCGGCTGTGCACTTTTCACGGGGtccacttacacacacagttactaGTTAGTTACacgaaacagaaacacagattttttttttttttcctcttctccaccGAGTGAGTGTGGTTCATGCACGAGCGCACCCTATAAAGAAAAACTCTGCACGCGGACACGCCACCACCTCTCTGAGGCGCTCGCGCCCATGAGCCTCGTCTGCTAACCTGAGTCGCCGAAGAGCAGAAGCAGCAGAGCCGCGGCCACTCGGAGTCCCTCCATGTCCCCGACGCGCGCGCACTTCGACTGGGCGGCCGAAGCGGACCAGAGTCATATGACCCGCGGGTCACGTGATCGAGCCCCGGAAAGCGCTGGCGTGGGCCGAACGGTTCTCCTCCAGGCCGCCAGGTGGCGGTGGCCTCAGGATCCGCCGCCTGAGCTGTGTCGTCATACTGAGGCTGAGCGCCCGGTTCAAGCGCGTGCTTCTAGTGGCGTGGACGGGTGGCTCGTGCGCTGCTCTGCGCTGCTCTGCGCTGTCGGCGATGGCGCTCTGCGGCCCCTGTACGGTGCGGCTCCGTGTGCTTTTCGACTACCCGCCGCCGGCGCTGCCCGACTGCCGCATGTGCTGGGTGCTCGTGGACCTGAACCGGTGTCGCGTGGTGGCGGACCTCGCGAGCGTCATCCGGGACAAGCTGGAGTTCAGCCGGGGGACGGTGTTGAACCTGTTCATGGAGGACTGCTACCTGCCCCCCGTCGAGAGCGCGCACGTCGTCCGCGACAACGACACCATCAGGTGAGTccccgtccgtccgtccgtccgtccggcGCAGAGAGTTACGCGCTGTGAGCTGTCACTCGGTCAGTCAGtgtgccctgctgctgctgatgctgctgctgatgctgaacGCTTCTCTGACGCTGTCTGTTGTTGGCAGAGTGAAGGTGGATCATCTGCTGCCGCAGGAAAACGGCTGCGCCTCCGCGGGGGAGACCGACTCCGGGCCTCTGAGGAGCAGGAAGCGGAGGAGAGAGCCGCAGGAGGAgccgctggaggaggaggaggagaagaagaagaggaggaggaaaaagagcAAGAAGAGGCAGGtggaggagcaggtggaggcgaccaagaagaaaaagaagaagaagaagaagaagcagcggAAGCGCAGCACAGAACAGGCAGCGGTGCCAGAGAAGCCGGCATCTCTGGAGAAAGACCCCACGACGCTCGGCCCCGTTCCCGTCCGCATGGCTGTGGCTCGCAAGAGAGTCTCCGGCTCCTCGGGGACGAGCAGCGGCGAAGAGGAACCTCCCAGAAAAAGCGCGTTGCGGCCGGGCGGCATGGCCGGCGCCCCCGGGAAACAGGCCAAACCCGCGAGGCCCGCGGCCCCCCGCACGTCGGACTCCTCTTCTTCGGGCTCCTCCGACACCGCAGCGCCGCAGGAGGGCGAGGTTCTCCAGGCGTCCCGCAAAGACCCGTCGGCCGCTGCGGGTTCAAGCTCCGCTGCTCCCGCTCCCGGTCCCGCCGCTGCCGAGGGGAAGGGTCGCGGGGAGAGAGCCGAGAGCTCCAGCTCAGACAGCGGCGGCGAGACGGAGCTGGCGATCAAGCGGCCGGACCCTGCGACGGCGCCGCTCAGGGGTTCCGGGAGGGGCGCCCAGCCGCCTAGGGGCGTGGGGAGAGGCGGCGTCGCAGCCGCAGCCGCTGGCAGGGGGGTCGGGCGCGGAAACGTGCGGGCACCGCAGAACGGGGGTGGCGGCAGGGGCGTTGGCAGGGGGAGCcgtggggcggggcggggggctCCTCTGCACAACGGTCCTCGCTTTCCCAGCCAGAACGGGCAGCGCCAACAGCGGCAGGACGATATCCTGACCAACCGCACCGTGGTTTTGCAGGTGGGTGGCTCTCGCCGGACCGGCGTGGGGCTCGACGACGCGCCGGCGTCGCGCTGCGGCCGCAGGGCTCGGGGCCCTGGAGGGGCCGCGCGGTTTGCTGCAGCGTGAGAAATGTTCCGTGCTTGAGTGACACCTTTCTCGATCCGCTTGGCTGTTTCAGAACCCCCCGGCCAGCGCCCCGCGCAGAGACTACGCGTCTCTGCCTCTGCTGGCTGCGCCCCCGGCCGTGGGGCAGAGGATCGCCTTCAAAGTAAGACCCGTGCTCTCGGCTCGCGGCGCCActtggggggtgggagggaaaTCGGCTAGGGTTCCAGGTTCAGTGCAGGAAGGTTAAAATGCCCTTAGGTTGCCTGATGTTCGCCTAATCGACGGCCCTGTTTCCGCACAGCTGCTGGAGCTCACTGAGAACTACACGCCGGAGGTGTCCGACTATAAGGTAAGGAAGGCGTTGGAACTCTCCGTATCCTTGCGACTTGTTTACGGGTTGGTCTTGGTTTTTTTCCCTGAAAGAGTCGGGGTATCGACCTCTTTACTGCTGCGTCTGTTCAAAATGACCTAAAACGCTTCCCAGCGCCGGAACGCACATCTGTCTCAGCTGGATGGTCCACGGACTTCTTACGGTCACTCTCGGTCTCCTTAGCTGCGCCACGTATCCTGCGTTTGCCGGgtgctttttcttctgcttcgGTAACTTCTTGCCCCTCGCTTTGTCAGGAAGGGAAGATCACGGGTTTTGACCAGACCAACAACCAagtggagctggagctgctgtCATCAGCACCAGGTACCGTTGTGCTTATTCTGCGTTCCGGTTGTCTGAAGGTTTCGATGATCTTTCACGACATTTATTGCTTCGGAGCTTTGAGCCGGTAGCCCCCTTGTCTTAGCAGAAATACGTGAGTGTTGAAACATATCTTCAatagttaaagaaaaaatggtcctgattttttttttctcatttatcaTCATGGGGCGGCTGGTAGCGAAGTGGTTGGAGATGCTGCCTTCAAAtctcagctgctgctgtagtaccctgagcagagtacttaccctactgagcagagtacttaccctacttaccctaaattgctctggtaaaattacacaCGTGTCCGAAGGGGTAAATAGCGATCGGTAGCTTGACGCTGCAAGTCGTtttcgagaaaagcgtcggctaaatgaagaaatgtaaatgtaccgtGAACCTTTTTGATGTTCACGTGGATTGGACTGCGAGATGAAATGCAAACACGGGGCTGATTGTTTTTCCGCGTATTTTTGTGCCGGCAGCCCCAACGGAGCCGGGGAAGTTTGACCTCGTGTACCAGGCCCCGGACGGGTCAGAGGTCGTGGAGTACGCGGTCTGTCGCGGGTCCCAGGTAACGGCTATTGTGGCGATTGAGCCTATCTGCTCTGCGGGGTGTGTAGCCCTGGGGTCACACACCTTTTCATTAATAGTAAAGTTTATGTACTGCTTCTCAGAGCAATTTGCCATGAACAGATGTACGGTGGAACAGATGTATGGAAGAATatgagcaaaataaaacagaaaaacggAAGAAGGAACGCTCAGATGTCTTATTTGAAGGTCACTCTTGGAGATTAGACCATATTTGGGCCAGCTGGTACCGTAGAGGTTACAGCGGTCATCTGGCACTCGGAAGACCCAGGTCCGAAGCCCGCCTTCTTCCGTAGTACCCGTTAGCAAGGttcttgccctgaattgctccagtaaaaaaaaaaaaaaaaattacccagctgtgtaaaggggtaaaaaaTGTGTAAGTAAAGTAGCTGA harbors:
- the scpep1 gene encoding retinoid-inducible serine carboxypeptidase produces the protein MEGLRVAAALLLLLFGDSASARAAPPSEAWGYVDIRQGAHMFWWLYYANGSAGSYKELPLVMWLQGGPGGSSCGFGNFEEIGPLDRDLKPRNTTWVQAASVLFVDNPVGTGFSYTDTEEALARDVATVAADMMVLLSNFFGSKTEFQGTPFYIFSESYGGKMAAAIAMELTEAVSQGKIKCNFAGVALGDSWISPLDSVLTWGPYLYSTSLLDDNGLGEVTMAAKAVQQAVNEGNFQKATELWSDTESVVKQNTNGVNFYNILTQDSDDKVTSVEGAGHLALLTHRHIRPLHRQSLDRLMNGPIRKKLGIIPQNVTWGGQAYEVFSSMEGDFMKPVIDIVDQLLAAGVNVTVYNGQLDLIVDTIGQELWVKKLKWAGLPHFNLLKWMPLDDPANPGQTGAFYKIYENFTFYWILRAGHMIPADQGSMALKMLRMVTQQK
- the coil gene encoding coilin, with the translated sequence MALCGPCTVRLRVLFDYPPPALPDCRMCWVLVDLNRCRVVADLASVIRDKLEFSRGTVLNLFMEDCYLPPVESAHVVRDNDTIRVKVDHLLPQENGCASAGETDSGPLRSRKRRREPQEEPLEEEEEKKKRRRKKSKKRQVEEQVEATKKKKKKKKKKQRKRSTEQAAVPEKPASLEKDPTTLGPVPVRMAVARKRVSGSSGTSSGEEEPPRKSALRPGGMAGAPGKQAKPARPAAPRTSDSSSSGSSDTAAPQEGEVLQASRKDPSAAAGSSSAAPAPGPAAAEGKGRGERAESSSSDSGGETELAIKRPDPATAPLRGSGRGAQPPRGVGRGGVAAAAAGRGVGRGNVRAPQNGGGGRGVGRGSRGAGRGAPLHNGPRFPSQNGQRQQRQDDILTNRTVVLQNPPASAPRRDYASLPLLAAPPAVGQRIAFKLLELTENYTPEVSDYKEGKITGFDQTNNQVELELLSSAPAPTEPGKFDLVYQAPDGSEVVEYAVCRGSQLTERWESLLEPRLLLENIT